In a genomic window of Halalkalicoccus sp. CG83:
- a CDS encoding ATP-grasp domain-containing protein: MSDAAPSIAISHWADRENPTKRRLLDALREWAEVTLFDPRTEHPDLAERGFDLYHMAGWYPEALRDLRRADRTSVRTINPYYGARATADRLACGQIRRRGGVRAPEFQYGRAAEITLEPPVIVKPRWELQEGGHEFAIVRSGAPSFDGERLVEEFVAPRRSYKIHRVGEAVRAVKEVETTREVETTARIRGLTDRIVELFGLSLFEMDVVVHKNWYVIDVNPVVSLHGVEDGAVIYERLIRSRLSES, encoded by the coding sequence GTGAGCGACGCCGCGCCGTCGATCGCGATCTCCCACTGGGCCGACCGCGAGAACCCGACCAAGCGCCGGCTGCTCGACGCGCTTCGGGAGTGGGCCGAGGTGACCCTGTTCGATCCACGGACCGAGCATCCCGACCTCGCGGAGCGGGGGTTCGACCTCTACCACATGGCCGGCTGGTACCCCGAGGCACTCCGAGACCTCCGGCGGGCGGATCGGACGAGCGTGCGGACGATCAACCCCTACTACGGCGCACGGGCGACCGCCGACAGGCTCGCCTGTGGACAGATCCGCCGACGTGGTGGCGTTCGCGCCCCCGAGTTCCAGTACGGACGCGCGGCCGAAATCACGCTCGAGCCGCCGGTGATCGTCAAACCCCGCTGGGAGCTCCAGGAGGGGGGCCACGAGTTCGCGATCGTCCGTTCGGGCGCGCCCTCGTTCGATGGCGAACGCCTCGTCGAGGAGTTCGTCGCCCCCCGCCGCAGCTACAAGATCCACCGGGTCGGCGAGGCGGTCCGCGCCGTCAAGGAGGTCGAGACGACCAGAGAGGTCGAGACCACGGCCCGGATACGCGGGCTCACCGACCGGATCGTCGAGCTGTTCGGCCTCTCGCTGTTCGAGATGGACGTCGTCGTCCACAAGAACTGGTACGTGATCGACGTCAACCCGGTGGTGAGCCTGCACGGGGTCGAGGACGGAGCGGTGATCTACGAGCGGCTGATCCGGTCGCGGCTGTCCGAATCGTGA
- a CDS encoding gamma carbonic anhydrase family protein: MTDSRSYAFDGETPTIDDGAYVSREATLVGEVVVESDASVWPGVVLRGDVDRVRVGVESHVGDNATIHASTLGDQVMIGHGAVLNEATVEDASLVGFNATLNSRVQVGEGSIVASGTVVPEDATIPPESFVRGVPARMSSIEEVDVDPEAIFEEHSSGAYTNLAARHDDLFE; the protein is encoded by the coding sequence ATGACGGACAGCAGATCGTACGCTTTCGACGGGGAGACGCCGACGATCGACGACGGCGCGTACGTCAGCCGGGAGGCAACGCTGGTGGGCGAGGTCGTCGTCGAGTCCGACGCGAGCGTCTGGCCGGGCGTGGTGCTTCGCGGCGACGTCGACCGAGTGCGGGTGGGCGTCGAGTCCCACGTCGGCGACAACGCGACGATCCACGCCTCGACGCTCGGCGACCAGGTGATGATCGGCCACGGCGCGGTGCTCAACGAGGCGACCGTCGAGGACGCCTCGCTCGTGGGGTTCAACGCCACGCTCAACTCCCGGGTACAGGTCGGGGAGGGCAGCATCGTCGCCTCCGGCACCGTCGTCCCCGAGGACGCAACCATCCCCCCGGAGTCGTTCGTCCGCGGCGTGCCCGCGCGAATGAGTTCGATCGAGGAGGTCGACGTCGATCCCGAGGCCATCTTCGAGGAACACTCCTCAGGCGCGTACACGAACCTCGCGGCGCGCCACGACGACCTGTTCGAGTGA
- a CDS encoding universal stress protein: MGESILVPIDGSLPATAALDHALARFADGEITVLYVIDADEPNDSLRQRLLREECEEQRRIGEEAAGRVLEEAWRHADGSGVEITMVTAFGRPARRIVAYAEENGIDGIVMGTHGRSGLSRLLLGSVAEAVSQGSSVPVTTVREAGEVEETNRPDRLTA, encoded by the coding sequence ATGGGAGAGAGCATCCTGGTCCCGATCGACGGCTCGCTGCCGGCCACCGCCGCGCTGGACCACGCGTTGGCGCGGTTCGCCGACGGGGAGATCACCGTTCTGTACGTGATCGACGCCGACGAACCGAACGACAGCCTTCGACAGCGGCTGCTGAGGGAGGAGTGCGAGGAGCAGCGCCGGATCGGTGAGGAAGCCGCAGGTCGAGTGCTCGAGGAGGCCTGGCGGCACGCCGACGGTTCCGGCGTGGAGATCACGATGGTCACCGCGTTCGGCAGGCCCGCTCGGCGGATCGTCGCCTACGCCGAGGAGAACGGAATCGACGGGATCGTCATGGGTACCCACGGTCGCTCGGGGCTCTCGCGGCTGCTCCTGGGAAGCGTCGCCGAGGCGGTCTCGCAGGGCTCGTCGGTGCCGGTGACGACCGTACGCGAGGCCGGCGAGGTCGAGGAGACGAACCGCCCGGATCGCCTGACTGCGTGA
- a CDS encoding pyridoxamine 5'-phosphate oxidase family protein: MSDVPSEAERLLTSEPVIAHLATCVDGRPHVAPVWYHYADGVVEFLTTGRKLENLRRNPRAALSIQKDEGGRTEWMVSIRGTATVIEDEAAIREAAARINPRYGASEDAWSENVLVRIDVGSASYETY; this comes from the coding sequence ATGTCCGACGTCCCCTCCGAGGCCGAACGGCTGCTGACGAGCGAGCCGGTGATCGCCCACCTCGCGACGTGCGTCGACGGCCGGCCCCACGTCGCGCCGGTCTGGTATCACTACGCCGACGGCGTCGTAGAGTTCCTCACGACCGGTCGGAAGCTCGAGAACCTCCGGCGCAATCCCCGGGCCGCGCTCTCGATCCAGAAGGACGAGGGCGGACGGACGGAGTGGATGGTCTCGATTCGGGGGACCGCTACCGTGATCGAGGACGAGGCGGCGATTCGCGAGGCCGCCGCCCGCATCAACCCGCGGTACGGCGCGAGCGAGGACGCCTGGTCCGAGAACGTCCTGGTGCGGATCGACGTGGGTTCGGCGAGCTACGAGACGTACTGA
- a CDS encoding ERCC4 domain-containing protein gives MQIDVTIDDREPASLIRAVREHPDVESVEVAHLPAGDLAIGSVGFERKTLSDYVGSAMGRSGSDLDDQVRRLDERYAHAYVLLEGNLDDLEELRTGVPASAIRGSIASITARLGVAVIPCSDRERLVDMATRLGRKHVEEPSNRRLPTGAVTARNEPTAKRMYACIDGIGPRLAAALYESYPSMETLLTASVEELRSIDGIGEGRARRIYGALREE, from the coding sequence GTGCAGATCGACGTCACGATCGACGACCGCGAGCCCGCATCGCTGATCCGGGCGGTCCGCGAGCATCCCGACGTCGAGAGCGTCGAGGTGGCCCACCTCCCCGCGGGAGACCTCGCGATCGGGAGCGTCGGCTTCGAGCGAAAGACGCTTTCGGACTACGTAGGCTCCGCGATGGGGCGTTCAGGGTCGGATCTCGACGACCAGGTACGGCGACTGGACGAGCGCTACGCCCACGCGTACGTCCTCTTGGAGGGCAACCTCGACGATCTCGAGGAGCTTCGAACGGGCGTGCCCGCGAGCGCGATCCGGGGATCGATCGCGTCGATTACGGCACGCCTCGGCGTGGCGGTGATCCCGTGTTCCGACCGCGAGCGGCTGGTCGACATGGCAACTCGACTAGGACGGAAGCACGTCGAGGAGCCCTCGAACCGGCGACTGCCGACGGGGGCGGTCACCGCCAGGAACGAGCCGACGGCGAAACGCATGTACGCCTGCATCGACGGGATCGGCCCCCGTCTCGCCGCGGCGCTCTACGAGTCCTACCCGTCGATGGAGACGCTGCTCACGGCCTCGGTAGAGGAGCTGCGGTCGATCGACGGCATCGGCGAGGGCCGCGCCCGTCGGATCTACGGGGCGCTTCGCGAGGAGTGA
- a CDS encoding alpha/beta fold hydrolase, which yields MATASLSDVEVHYDDQGEGPALVFVHGAWSDAESWQPQVERFSEDHRTITYDLRGHGKTGSSDQRTYSIDLFVDDLEALLDELEVEQAVICGLSLGSMIAQSYLARYPERVEGIVLAGAIQTFPPVRMPKPMKRALSPAAPLGASLAMLGTRQTFRTLLGSIRTVTGGPWLSLDPEVRKEALQAVEETSASEFKKVFKALYAFEPPALDDVSVPALVVYGDRDAPPVKGQSKELARTLGGKGVMIRNAAHMVNQDQPEAFNATLAEFLSEIERKRIEG from the coding sequence ATGGCAACGGCATCGCTTTCCGACGTGGAGGTTCACTACGACGATCAGGGAGAGGGGCCGGCGCTCGTCTTCGTTCACGGCGCGTGGTCGGACGCCGAGAGCTGGCAGCCACAGGTCGAACGGTTCAGCGAGGACCACCGAACCATCACCTACGACCTGCGTGGACACGGCAAGACCGGCTCCAGCGACCAACGCACCTACTCCATCGATCTGTTCGTCGACGACCTTGAGGCGCTGCTCGACGAGCTCGAGGTCGAGCAGGCGGTGATCTGCGGGCTCTCGCTGGGCTCGATGATCGCACAGTCGTATCTCGCGCGCTATCCCGAGCGGGTCGAGGGGATCGTCCTCGCGGGGGCGATCCAGACGTTCCCCCCGGTTCGGATGCCGAAACCGATGAAGCGGGCCCTCTCACCGGCCGCGCCCCTCGGCGCGTCGCTGGCGATGCTGGGGACCCGCCAGACGTTCCGGACGCTGCTGGGGAGCATCCGCACGGTGACGGGCGGGCCGTGGCTCTCGCTCGATCCGGAGGTCCGAAAGGAAGCTCTGCAGGCGGTCGAGGAAACCTCCGCCTCGGAGTTCAAGAAAGTGTTCAAGGCGCTGTATGCGTTCGAGCCGCCCGCACTCGACGACGTCTCGGTTCCCGCGCTGGTCGTGTACGGCGATCGGGACGCCCCGCCGGTCAAAGGGCAGAGCAAGGAGCTCGCACGTACGCTCGGGGGGAAGGGGGTCATGATTCGGAACGCAGCACACATGGTCAACCAGGACCAGCCCGAGGCGTTCAACGCGACGCTCGCGGAGTTCCTCTCGGAGATCGAACGCAAACGGATCGAGGGTTGA
- a CDS encoding HAD family hydrolase encodes MPEYDAVLFDNDGILVEPTDRAVLREAIRKTYAEFDVDPSAEEVEELMGITTETLEGIANEYGLDPAEFWYRRDMNASEAQCELIRNGGKPLYEDVPTLSKLSADLGVVSNNQHRTIEHILEFYELDGLFETHYGREPTLEGIDRKKPSAYYLERALTDLDTRNALYVGDSGVDVLAAAEADVDCAFVRRPHRNGYELPAAPAYEIESLEDLHAILRGDGGAFRPDMEPAT; translated from the coding sequence ATGCCTGAGTACGACGCAGTACTCTTCGACAACGACGGCATCCTCGTCGAGCCCACCGATCGCGCGGTGCTGCGCGAGGCGATCCGGAAGACCTACGCCGAGTTCGACGTCGATCCCAGCGCCGAGGAGGTCGAGGAGCTGATGGGAATCACGACCGAGACGCTCGAGGGGATCGCCAACGAGTACGGCCTCGATCCGGCGGAGTTCTGGTACCGCCGGGACATGAACGCCTCCGAGGCCCAGTGCGAGCTGATCCGAAACGGCGGAAAGCCGCTGTACGAGGACGTTCCGACGCTCTCGAAGCTCTCGGCCGATCTCGGCGTCGTCAGCAACAACCAGCACCGGACGATCGAGCACATCCTCGAGTTCTACGAACTGGACGGGCTGTTCGAGACCCACTACGGCCGCGAGCCGACGCTCGAGGGGATCGACCGAAAGAAGCCGAGCGCCTACTACCTCGAGCGCGCGCTGACCGACCTGGACACGCGAAACGCGCTGTACGTCGGCGACAGCGGCGTGGACGTGCTCGCGGCCGCCGAGGCGGACGTCGACTGTGCGTTCGTCCGCCGGCCGCACCGCAATGGCTACGAGCTGCCGGCCGCGCCGGCCTACGAGATCGAGAGCCTGGAGGACCTCCACGCCATCCTCCGCGGCGACGGGGGCGCGTTCCGGCCGGACATGGAACCAGCTACGTAG
- a CDS encoding patatin-like phospholipase family protein — protein sequence MCYTEKTTVAIACQGGGSHTAFTAGALRGILRNLPDEYEIVALSGTSGGAMCAALAWDGLRRNDVAGAIDRLEGFWNDMAARTPWDRFANYWTLWASRSASRFGSFGASPYATPASVTAQRQLRETIERHVGFDDPVPTSPPHLFVGAVDVESGSFEVFSDGEKGADALLASAAIPSLFRAVEIDGSGHWDGLFSQNPPIRHFMSEVPTEGKPDEIWIVRIDPIATGEVPRSLDEIADRRSDLSGNLSLEQEKHMIESINGLIEKGVITDEEYKRIEIREIELGMELDLLSKRDRDPAFLAALMERGESKASEFWTRGGEGEAEAVEPPLVA from the coding sequence ATGTGCTATACAGAGAAGACGACGGTCGCGATCGCGTGTCAAGGCGGCGGCAGCCACACTGCGTTCACCGCGGGTGCGCTCCGAGGAATCCTCCGGAACCTTCCGGACGAGTACGAGATCGTGGCGCTGAGCGGTACCTCCGGCGGCGCGATGTGCGCGGCGCTCGCATGGGACGGGCTACGGCGGAACGACGTGGCGGGCGCGATCGATCGCCTCGAGGGGTTCTGGAACGACATGGCCGCGAGGACGCCCTGGGACCGCTTTGCGAACTACTGGACGCTGTGGGCGAGTCGCTCGGCGAGCCGATTCGGTTCGTTCGGCGCCAGCCCGTACGCCACTCCCGCGTCCGTCACGGCCCAGCGACAGCTACGCGAGACGATCGAACGACACGTCGGGTTCGACGACCCCGTCCCGACGTCGCCACCGCACCTGTTCGTCGGTGCGGTCGACGTCGAATCCGGCTCGTTCGAGGTGTTCTCCGACGGCGAGAAGGGGGCCGACGCGCTGCTTGCGTCCGCGGCGATCCCGAGCCTCTTCCGTGCCGTCGAGATCGACGGGTCGGGCCACTGGGACGGGCTGTTCTCGCAGAACCCGCCGATCCGACACTTCATGAGCGAGGTGCCGACCGAAGGGAAGCCCGACGAGATCTGGATCGTCCGGATCGACCCGATCGCGACGGGGGAGGTACCGCGATCGCTCGACGAGATCGCGGATCGGCGCAGCGATCTCTCGGGCAACCTCTCGCTCGAACAGGAGAAGCACATGATCGAGTCGATCAACGGCCTCATCGAGAAGGGCGTCATCACGGACGAGGAGTACAAGCGCATCGAGATCCGTGAGATCGAACTCGGCATGGAGCTCGACCTCCTCTCCAAGCGCGACCGCGACCCGGCGTTCCTCGCTGCGCTGATGGAGCGGGGCGAGTCGAAGGCGAGCGAGTTCTGGACCCGAGGCGGCGAAGGGGAGGCCGAAGCGGTAGAACCGCCACTCGTCGCCTGA
- a CDS encoding fumarylacetoacetate hydrolase family protein → MRLARARTRDGVVSGEYDPDGSTLETDDESYEIDSEELLAPCEPSALYCVGRNYAETLDQMEYERPEEPDFFIKPPVSVIPPGTAIPYPSFSEEVTYAGELAAVIDQECTDVAPEDVPGVVRGYTIMNDVDALDQPGRTARKAFDGSGPLGPWIETDLDPSGIDMHTEINGERRQEANTELMLFDPYEIVSFLSERFTFAPGDVIAFGSPANPGTIEPGDEIEITYEGVGTLRNTVD, encoded by the coding sequence ATGCGACTCGCACGCGCCCGAACCCGCGACGGCGTCGTCTCCGGTGAGTACGATCCCGACGGCAGTACCCTGGAGACCGACGACGAGAGCTACGAGATCGATTCTGAGGAACTGCTCGCGCCCTGCGAGCCCTCGGCGCTCTACTGCGTCGGCCGCAACTACGCGGAGACGCTCGACCAGATGGAGTACGAACGCCCCGAGGAGCCCGACTTCTTCATCAAGCCGCCCGTCTCCGTGATCCCTCCCGGAACGGCGATTCCCTACCCGAGCTTCTCGGAGGAGGTCACCTACGCCGGCGAGCTCGCGGCGGTGATCGACCAGGAGTGTACGGACGTCGCCCCCGAGGACGTTCCCGGCGTGGTCCGCGGTTACACGATCATGAACGACGTCGACGCGCTGGACCAGCCCGGGCGCACGGCGAGGAAGGCGTTCGACGGCTCGGGTCCGCTGGGGCCGTGGATCGAGACCGATCTCGACCCCTCGGGGATCGACATGCACACCGAGATCAACGGGGAACGACGACAGGAGGCGAACACCGAGCTGATGCTGTTCGATCCCTACGAGATCGTCTCCTTCCTCTCCGAACGGTTCACGTTCGCGCCGGGCGACGTGATCGCGTTCGGCAGCCCGGCCAATCCGGGAACGATCGAGCCCGGCGACGAGATCGAGATCACCTACGAAGGGGTCGGCACGCTGCGCAACACGGTCGACTAG
- a CDS encoding metallophosphoesterase family protein, whose product MLVLGDAHASEPEKRDALLSTYRALEPAAVLQAGDLQRYDLPAPTWFVAGNNEDLDVIDALRAGEEPPGTRNAHLLASTVAEVEGVRVAGLSGNHAPTRYDLPRSELSGDRRRHFTHEDVERAAALSDVDVLLAHEAPEGLLSYGYDPGCEHVNTLLETLSPDLCLVGHHHRHREAEIGGARVVSLAPAWERVYTLETDDLSLDSRPTPAGNSEETTERSGP is encoded by the coding sequence ATGCTCGTCCTCGGCGACGCCCACGCCTCCGAACCGGAGAAGCGCGACGCCCTCCTCTCGACGTACCGTGCACTCGAGCCGGCGGCCGTCCTCCAGGCCGGCGACCTCCAGCGCTACGACCTGCCCGCGCCGACGTGGTTCGTCGCCGGCAACAACGAGGACCTCGACGTTATCGACGCGCTCCGAGCCGGAGAGGAACCCCCTGGAACGCGGAACGCACACCTGCTCGCGAGCACGGTCGCCGAGGTGGAGGGGGTACGCGTCGCCGGACTCTCGGGCAACCACGCGCCGACGAGGTACGACCTGCCCCGGAGCGAGCTCTCCGGCGACCGGCGCAGACACTTCACCCACGAGGACGTCGAGCGGGCCGCGGCGCTCTCGGACGTGGACGTCCTCCTCGCCCACGAGGCTCCCGAGGGGCTGCTCTCCTACGGCTACGATCCCGGCTGCGAGCACGTGAATACGCTGCTCGAAACGCTCTCGCCGGACCTCTGTCTCGTCGGCCACCATCACCGTCACCGCGAGGCGGAGATCGGGGGCGCGCGCGTCGTGAGTCTCGCGCCGGCCTGGGAGCGCGTCTACACGCTCGAGACCGACGATCTGTCGCTCGACTCCCGGCCGACGCCGGCGGGAAACTCCGAGGAAACGACGGAACGGTCCGGACCGTAG
- a CDS encoding redox-regulated ATPase YchF produces the protein MSYRIGLVGKPSVGKSTFFNAATMNDVPEGAYPFTTIDPSVGEAYVRVECAAPEFDQSCTPETGFCRGGVRFVPTKLVDVAGLIPGAHEGHGLGNQFLTDLNETDVLVHVVDFSGTTDAEGEPTEGHDPREDIDFLETELDMWYLEILEKGIEKFENRYAGEEADVEVELAEQMSAFRTNKDEIKRLILRLDIGFDPAAWDEADREALAREIRVETKPMVIAANKMDTPEARANYGTITDDPDYDHLTIVPASAHAEKALKRADEQGAIEYRAGDAGFEIRDEVSDEQEAGLERIGEFVEEFDGTGVQRALEAALFEELDAIAVFPGSANGEPEDGKFMRDCFVLPEGSTTEDFAYFLHSDIGEGLLHGIDCRSGRQIGADHELAHRDVVEILSTN, from the coding sequence ATGAGCTACCGGATCGGTCTCGTCGGCAAGCCCTCCGTCGGCAAGTCGACCTTCTTCAACGCCGCGACGATGAACGACGTTCCCGAGGGGGCCTACCCCTTCACGACCATCGACCCCAGCGTCGGAGAGGCGTACGTCCGTGTCGAGTGTGCCGCCCCCGAGTTCGATCAGTCGTGTACGCCGGAGACGGGGTTCTGTCGAGGAGGCGTTCGCTTCGTCCCGACGAAACTCGTCGACGTCGCCGGACTGATCCCGGGCGCTCACGAGGGCCATGGGTTGGGGAACCAGTTCCTCACCGACCTCAACGAGACCGACGTGCTGGTTCACGTCGTGGACTTCTCGGGGACGACCGATGCCGAGGGCGAACCCACCGAGGGTCACGACCCGCGCGAGGACATCGACTTTCTCGAGACCGAACTCGACATGTGGTACCTCGAGATCCTCGAGAAGGGGATCGAGAAGTTCGAGAACCGCTACGCGGGCGAGGAGGCCGACGTCGAGGTCGAACTCGCCGAGCAGATGAGCGCCTTTCGGACGAACAAGGACGAGATCAAGCGGCTGATCCTCCGGCTCGACATCGGGTTCGATCCCGCGGCGTGGGACGAGGCGGACAGGGAGGCGCTCGCCCGCGAGATCCGCGTCGAGACCAAGCCGATGGTGATCGCGGCCAACAAGATGGACACCCCCGAGGCGCGGGCGAACTACGGGACGATCACCGACGACCCCGACTACGACCACCTGACGATCGTCCCCGCGAGCGCCCACGCCGAGAAGGCGCTCAAGCGGGCGGACGAACAGGGAGCGATCGAGTATCGCGCCGGCGACGCCGGCTTCGAGATCCGGGACGAGGTCTCCGACGAACAGGAGGCGGGGCTCGAACGCATCGGCGAGTTCGTCGAGGAGTTCGACGGCACGGGCGTCCAGCGCGCGCTCGAGGCCGCCCTGTTCGAGGAGCTCGACGCGATCGCGGTGTTCCCGGGATCGGCCAACGGCGAACCCGAGGACGGGAAGTTCATGCGTGACTGTTTCGTCCTCCCCGAGGGCTCGACCACCGAGGACTTCGCGTACTTCCTCCACTCCGACATCGGCGAGGGCCTGCTCCACGGGATCGACTGTCGCAGCGGCCGGCAGATCGGTGCCGATCACGAACTCGCCCACCGCGACGTCGTCGAGATCCTCTCGACGAACTGA
- a CDS encoding CBS domain-containing protein has translation MLRAREIMTADVETASPDDEVGDVLERLASAHFNGFPIVEDERVVGIVTQGDLVRLFRKQDRVVWIPIGVPPFSETLPYAFDLPFDDLDMGIDFAKAAGKPVSEIMTRDVVTVDADDGADELLEILAGEERDINRVPVLEGGRLVGIVTREDLLRALRDELDW, from the coding sequence ATGCTCCGTGCCCGCGAGATCATGACGGCGGACGTCGAGACGGCGAGCCCCGACGACGAGGTCGGCGACGTGCTCGAACGCCTCGCGAGCGCCCACTTCAACGGCTTTCCGATCGTCGAGGACGAGCGCGTCGTCGGGATCGTCACGCAGGGCGACCTCGTGCGCCTGTTCCGCAAGCAGGACCGCGTCGTCTGGATCCCCATCGGCGTCCCGCCGTTCAGCGAGACGCTCCCCTACGCGTTCGACCTCCCGTTCGACGACCTCGACATGGGGATCGACTTCGCCAAGGCCGCGGGCAAGCCCGTGAGCGAGATCATGACCCGCGACGTCGTGACCGTCGATGCCGACGACGGCGCCGACGAACTGCTCGAGATCCTGGCCGGCGAGGAGCGCGACATCAACCGCGTTCCCGTCCTCGAGGGCGGGCGCCTCGTCGGCATCGTCACCCGCGAGGACCTCCTCCGGGCGCTTCGCGACGAACTCGACTGGTGA